A single region of the Solwaraspora sp. WMMD791 genome encodes:
- a CDS encoding ABC transporter permease translates to MSALHKLTVTEAKLFLREPTAVVFGVLFPTVILLGLGAVPALREPSPEFGGVRFVELWAPSALVLGLGIVGLQHIPGVVAGYRERGILRRMSTTPVHPGTVLVAQLIVALAAAVAAAVLLIVSAWLVLDVPLPRRPFGFAAAFLLGFGAILAIGMLIAAVAPTARVANGLAMVGYMVTMFAGGVFLPRFLLPGFLMRLGDYTPPGAQSLLAGWSGDAVAGAAGSAQLLRLGIMALIAVVAGGAAAKLFRWQ, encoded by the coding sequence ATGTCCGCGCTGCACAAACTCACCGTCACCGAGGCGAAGTTGTTCCTGCGGGAACCGACGGCGGTCGTCTTCGGGGTGCTGTTCCCGACCGTGATCCTGCTCGGGCTCGGCGCTGTCCCCGCGCTGCGGGAACCGTCGCCGGAGTTCGGCGGCGTGCGGTTCGTCGAGCTCTGGGCCCCGAGCGCGCTCGTGCTCGGCCTAGGCATCGTCGGGCTGCAGCACATCCCGGGAGTGGTCGCCGGCTACCGGGAGCGGGGCATCCTTCGGCGGATGTCCACCACTCCGGTCCACCCCGGCACGGTGCTGGTGGCGCAGCTCATCGTTGCCCTGGCGGCGGCGGTCGCGGCGGCCGTACTGCTGATCGTCTCGGCCTGGCTGGTCCTCGACGTGCCGTTGCCGCGCCGGCCGTTCGGGTTCGCCGCCGCGTTCCTGCTCGGTTTCGGCGCGATCCTGGCGATCGGCATGCTGATCGCCGCGGTCGCACCCACCGCCCGGGTCGCCAACGGACTGGCGATGGTCGGGTACATGGTGACCATGTTCGCCGGCGGCGTCTTCCTGCCGCGTTTTCTCCTGCCGGGTTTCCTGATGCGCCTCGGCGACTACACCCCGCCCGGGGCGCAGTCGCTGCTGGCCGGCTGGTCGGGTGACGCGGTGGCCGGGGCGGCAGGTTCCGCACAGCTGCTGCGACTCGGGATAATGGCGCTGATCGCGGTCGTCGCCGGCGGTGCGGCGGCGAAGCTGTTCCGCTGGCAATGA
- a CDS encoding ABC transporter ATP-binding protein, whose translation MAIIEVTNLHKRYGDTVAVDDVSFIVEAGEIFGILGPNGAGKTTTVECVSGLRTPDRGQVTVLGLDPRRDRRELREKVGVQLQEHRLPDKQTVAEAMDLYRSFYREPADGRRLLDMLGLAGKRDTPYRKLSGGQQQRLSVALALAGRPAVAVLDELTTGLDPQARRATWDLVEQVRDSGVTIVLVTHFMDEAERLCDRLALIDAGRVVALDTPAGLVASVAAEQRVRFRPLTALDERLLTDLPEVTGVQCHGGQVVVTGTGNLVQAVTTILARQQIIAQDLRVEQASLDDAFVALTGKKPA comes from the coding sequence ATGGCGATCATCGAGGTGACGAACCTCCACAAGCGGTACGGGGACACGGTCGCCGTCGACGATGTGTCGTTCATCGTCGAGGCGGGCGAGATCTTCGGCATCCTCGGCCCGAACGGCGCAGGCAAGACGACCACCGTCGAATGCGTCAGCGGTCTGCGTACCCCCGACCGTGGCCAGGTCACGGTGCTCGGCCTCGATCCACGACGCGACCGGCGTGAGTTACGGGAAAAGGTCGGGGTGCAGTTGCAGGAGCACCGGCTGCCGGACAAGCAGACGGTGGCCGAGGCGATGGATCTGTACCGGTCGTTCTACCGCGAGCCGGCCGACGGGCGGCGGCTGCTGGACATGCTCGGGCTCGCCGGCAAGCGCGACACCCCGTACCGGAAACTCTCCGGCGGGCAGCAGCAGCGACTGTCGGTCGCGCTCGCCCTGGCCGGCCGACCCGCCGTCGCCGTGCTGGACGAGCTCACCACCGGGCTCGACCCGCAGGCCCGGCGGGCCACCTGGGACCTGGTCGAGCAGGTACGCGACTCCGGCGTGACGATCGTCCTCGTCACCCACTTCATGGACGAGGCGGAACGGCTCTGTGACCGTCTCGCGCTGATCGACGCCGGGCGGGTGGTAGCGCTCGACACCCCCGCCGGTCTGGTCGCGTCCGTGGCGGCCGAGCAGCGGGTACGGTTTCGCCCGTTGACGGCCCTGGACGAGCGGCTGCTGACCGACCTGCCCGAGGTGACCGGCGTCCAGTGCCACGGGGGTCAGGTGGTGGTGACCGGCACCGGGAACCTTGTGCAGGCAGTCACCACCATCCTGGCCCGGCAGCAGATCATCGCGCAGGACCTGAGGGTCGAGCAGGCCAGCTTGGACGACGCCTTCGTCGCCCTCACCGGGAAGAAGCCTGCCTGA
- a CDS encoding alpha/beta fold hydrolase — MSTYLLVHGAWHSGTAWKRVIPPLTEAGHRVLTPSLTGYGDRAHLLSPATGLDTHVEDIVRLIKTENLTDVVLVGHSYAGMVVTSVINEVPERIAQLVYLDAMVPTDGENAIDVIPLTQFLIDQAAQTDAPWRIPPLPEQPDTGLFGVTDPADKAWLRTLLSDATVLSFQQRVQLDNPAADRIPRTHIECTVGAPPHRRPVPPVQPNGTPAQRWELATGHDCMVTAPVELSDLLLKLG; from the coding sequence ATGTCCACCTACCTGCTGGTACACGGCGCATGGCACAGCGGCACAGCCTGGAAGCGGGTGATCCCGCCATTGACCGAGGCCGGACACCGGGTCCTCACTCCGTCACTGACCGGCTACGGCGACAGGGCCCACCTGCTGAGTCCGGCCACGGGTCTCGACACCCACGTCGAGGACATCGTGCGGCTGATCAAGACCGAGAACCTGACCGATGTGGTGCTGGTCGGACACAGCTACGCCGGGATGGTCGTCACCTCGGTGATCAACGAGGTCCCGGAACGGATCGCGCAGCTGGTCTACCTGGACGCCATGGTGCCCACCGACGGCGAGAACGCCATCGACGTCATTCCCCTGACCCAGTTCCTGATCGACCAGGCCGCCCAGACCGACGCCCCGTGGCGCATCCCGCCGCTACCGGAGCAGCCCGACACCGGACTGTTCGGCGTGACCGATCCCGCCGACAAGGCGTGGCTGCGCACCCTGCTCTCCGATGCCACAGTCCTCTCCTTCCAGCAGCGGGTCCAATTGGACAACCCGGCGGCGGACCGGATCCCGCGTACGCACATCGAGTGCACCGTCGGCGCCCCGCCGCACCGGCGGCCGGTACCCCCGGTACAGCCCAACGGCACCCCCGCCCAGCGGTGGGAACTGGCCACCGGGCACGACTGCATGGTCACCGCACCCGTCGAGCTTTCCGACCTGCTACTCAAGCTCGGCTGA
- a CDS encoding MarR family transcriptional regulator — MASTTRTAPLAQLGVLLAGRGAVASARVRDTLAAQGLTMRCVFTLTHLADGPVNQQALIDLLGVDPSALVAVLNELESLGMASRQRDPADRRRHIVTITPQGTAALQSVDSALNGADDDLFAALSSDERDQLERLLTKVADADSCSDKY, encoded by the coding sequence ATGGCATCGACGACGCGCACCGCGCCACTGGCGCAGCTGGGCGTACTCCTCGCCGGTCGCGGGGCGGTCGCCAGTGCCCGCGTCCGTGACACCCTGGCCGCTCAGGGCCTGACCATGCGGTGTGTCTTCACGCTGACCCACCTGGCTGACGGGCCGGTCAACCAGCAGGCACTGATCGACCTCCTCGGCGTCGACCCGAGCGCGCTCGTCGCGGTACTGAACGAGTTGGAAAGCCTGGGCATGGCCTCTCGGCAGCGTGACCCTGCCGACCGCCGCCGGCACATCGTCACGATCACGCCCCAGGGCACTGCGGCGCTGCAGTCCGTCGACTCGGCGCTGAACGGCGCGGACGACGACCTGTTCGCCGCGCTCTCCTCCGACGAGCGAGATCAACTCGAGCGGCTGCTGACCAAGGTCGCCGACGCGGATTCCTGCAGCGACAAGTACTGA